ACCCTGGAGGGGGCCCAAGAGTTCGAAGCGGCCATGGAGGCGGGAAGCCGCATCTTCTCCGCAATAATGTGAGACCGCTCTGATGCGGGCAGCCATCGATATGAAAGGAGAACGCTGATGCCAGTAGACCTCGCGGTGCCGGCACGATCCGAGAGGAGGAAATAAATGGCAGGATTGATCTCTTACGGCGGTTACGTCCCACGCTACCGCCTCAACTGCATGGCCATTTTCGGGGCCATGGGATGGATAAACCCGGTGACCCTCACCGTCGCCAGGGGGGAGAAGGCCGTGGGCAACTTCGACGAGGACGCTCTGACCATGGCCGTAGCGGCCGGCATGGACTGCGTCAGGGGCTTCGATCGCTGCGGCATCGATGCGGTCTATTTCGCCACCACCACCGCTCCTTTCAAAGAGAGGCTCAACGCCAACATCGTGGCCAGCGCCCTGGGGACCAGGGAGGACGTGCGCAGCGCGGATTACACGGCTTCCCTCAAGGCGGGGACGACGGCCCTGCTCTCGGCCCTGGAGTTCACGGCTGCGGGCGGCGGGTCGCGAGCGTTGGTATGCGCGGGGGACCAGCGATTGGGAAAGATCGGCAGCGTGCAGGAGATGCTCTTCGGGGACGCAGGCGCGGCCTTCCTGGTGGGCGAGGAAAACGTCATCGCCGAGTTCAAGGGCTCCTATTCGACCGCGCACGATTTCGTGGACCACCTGCGCGGCGCGAATTCCCTCTACGACCGCATGTGGGAAGACCGCTGGATCAGGGAGGTGGGATACGGGCAGTTCATAGCCGAGGCCGTGGCGGGCGTCTGCGCGAAGCTCGGCATGACCGCCGCGGACTTCGACAAGGTCGTCTATCCCTGCACCTACGGGAGCACGCGCAGGAAGATCGACCGCGGGATGGGGTTCAAGGAAGGTGCGGTGCAGGACGACCTGCTCGCGGCCGTGGGAGACAGCGGCGCCGCGCATCCCCTGCTCATGCTGGCCAAAGCCCTGGAGGACGCCCGGCCCGGGGAGAAGATCCTGGTAGTGGGCTATGGCAGCGGCTGTGACGCCCTGGTTTTCGAGGTCACCGAGGCGATTACGGCGCTCGGGAAGGACCGCGGCGTATCCAGGTGGCTGGCCCGCCGGGCGGAGCTGGACAATTACCTGAAGTACATAGTGTGGAGGCGGCTCATCCAGGCCGACATGGGTATGCGCGGAGAATTCGACCTCGAGACGCGCTGGTCGCTTATCTGGCGCGAACGCAAGGCCATGCTGGGCCTGCACGGAGGCATATGCCGTGCCTGCGGCACGCAGCAGTTCCCGCCCGAACGCGTCTGCGCCAACCCGGCGTGCGGCGCCGTGGACAGTATGGACCTGGTAT
This genomic interval from Actinomycetota bacterium contains the following:
- a CDS encoding OB-fold domain-containing protein; translated protein: MAGLISYGGYVPRYRLNCMAIFGAMGWINPVTLTVARGEKAVGNFDEDALTMAVAAGMDCVRGFDRCGIDAVYFATTTAPFKERLNANIVASALGTREDVRSADYTASLKAGTTALLSALEFTAAGGGSRALVCAGDQRLGKIGSVQEMLFGDAGAAFLVGEENVIAEFKGSYSTAHDFVDHLRGANSLYDRMWEDRWIREVGYGQFIAEAVAGVCAKLGMTAADFDKVVYPCTYGSTRRKIDRGMGFKEGAVQDDLLAAVGDSGAAHPLLMLAKALEDARPGEKILVVGYGSGCDALVFEVTEAITALGKDRGVSRWLARRAELDNYLKYIVWRRLIQADMGMRGEFDLETRWSLIWRERKAMLGLHGGICRACGTQQFPPERVCANPACGAVDSMDLVYLADRGGRVFSYTGDMLAASYDPPAAYGNIELGGGGKMLMDFTDCTADDLEVGMPMEFSFRIKLYDPKRDVTNYFWKAVPALQEVG